One Hoplias malabaricus isolate fHopMal1 chromosome 12, fHopMal1.hap1, whole genome shotgun sequence genomic window, GTGTACTTATATATTTTctaaaaagaatgtaaaaatcacAAGAAAATGTATTACTTTGACCTTAGTAGCACAAaatactgaaaagaaaaatatttaatatgagaTGGAAATATGACACATTCAAAACATATCTCACTCATTGAAACAGACAGGTAAATGGTTCACAATAACCAACACCTAAACTTTTATCTGCCAGAAATATTTTAGAAGAAAACGCTGAAATATTACACTGATCTCATGTCAATCATAAAATATTGCCTGTGTTCCATTGTATGACATTTCTTAGTAGATAATCTTCTAAAATGGCCAACCTTAGTGGCCAAAGCTGCATTTAGTCAAAAAATGGGGCCACTGATATTAATGTTACTGCTTCTCAGTATTTGCTAAATATAACATATAGCTATAAATATTTGCTATAACAACACTTAAAAGAGTTGGTCCCCTAATCAAGCACTCACTGTGTGGCATGGCACTGTGAGTGGCTTCATGCTGGGTGCTGTCATGGTGGTGTGCTTGGTTTGACGGTTGAGGTGCTCCAGCCAGTCATGCTGATCCTGCTTGTTAAAGCAAACAATCTGCAGCCTTTCAAACATGCTTCCTGCAGGGATGAAATAAACACACTAAACAAACCAGCCCACTTCCTGCATTCATCTCAGACATATAAACATATCTACTAAAACCCTACCTGCTGCCTTaacttaaaataaaagaaatagtGCAGGTTTGTTCTCACCCGAAAGctcaaaagcatttttgtggcTTTCACAGTCCTCTAATGGAGTTACTGTCATGCCGCTCAAAGGTAGCTTGCCCTGTGAGAAAAAAGGGAAACAAAAGGGGtgaaaaaaatgaacattttattcCATAAAAAGGATGCAAGAACCTTTAATGTCTATAATGAATAGTAAGGCTGTGAGTGGATTTGAGGGagaaaaacactgctttttGTGTCTAGATTCTGACCTGGTATATGAAGCCACTCATCCTTGGACTAGCAGAAAGGATTAGTAGCACATGTGGAAAGAGCAGGAGATAACGTTCATTCCTCTCCtgaaaaacagcaaataaataagtaaaaaaaaataataataataacacacacacacctcaaaatAGGTACTTTTTAGCCTTCTCCTTTTGACTAGTGATCAATTCCTGAAGGTAGAACCAGAAGGTTCAGAAGAGCAGAAGAGGGATTAAAGAGAGGGATTTTATCTCATTGGTTCTTTTACTGGCCAATTTAGATTAAATTCTCATCCATCTCCAAACTTGTTAACTTCGATTATACAAATGAATCCAGTGTGGTTTGCAGGAAACCAtctaaaaaacaaattaaatatgtaaatctGCATTGCATATAAGCACTAgagatatattaaaaatgtgtctgggAGGGTACCCAAATATTTGGCCTAATTTTTAATGTGGACATGTTCGGTACAGAATTTTAGTAGAACAATCAcagtataaaatacattttattcataCTGCAGTTGTTCATGATGCAAACAATCAAACGTTTATATTGTTTTGTGCTTTGGTGTTTCATCTTAAATATGTTGCtacatatatttcacccaagctGCAGTGTCAGAAATGTCACAGGGCATGGGGAACACTACACGGAATCAAGAAAAACACGAATGAGAAATGCACCAAGACATATTAGGAGGGAATtaaatcaggaaaaaaaaactgtggagAATAAGGATGTTTTGACAACACAAGTACTCAAAGTTCTGCAAAAAATACTCTTGTTAGTAAAACTATGATGTTTTGAGTgtcttatatttttctttttaaaaatattatattcataatgataaaatattttaaatatttcatttaaaatattgaaatattatttttgtttgcttttattgttttttcatttgaataaatgaaataaataatatataatatatgaataAAGACAAATATACAGTAAGGAGGCACCATTTTCAAAATTGCCTTAATCATTAATATGAGGAATatgaaataacaaataaattgaGATGAAAGCTTGTAAAGCTTACACAAATTAGACAAgaacattacaaaaacatattCACTCATAAAACAATCATTTCTACAATAACCAAAGGTTTTAAGTTTAGAAACAACTAAAGATGTAAAAAGAAGGCTAATAAAAGTATCAGAAATAGGGTCATACTCGGCGTTCAGAAACTTTAAGGCCCTTGTCACTTACTCTGTGTAAATTGAAACTCTCCTGGATACACaaattacaataaattaaataaattagcaGACTTAATAATTAAGACATCAATATTAATCAATAATTTTGGCttgatttattgatttcttGTTCCAGGCCTACATGAGAAAAAGCATAATTCAAGAGCAGCAATTTCTGCCATCATTTGTCTTAACCACTAAAACAATGTTGCTCTGGAGTGTGTATGGGTTTGACTGTAATGCTGTCTCACCTCACAGCCATGGTTCTGTACCATGGCTTGACTCATGAAAATTACAGAGCCTAGTGTCTTAATGTCCTCCCCCTCCCATAGCCGAATGGATTCAGTGAGAATCTGAAGCTCCAGCTCCTTTCGCTTCCGCACCTCCTGACACTGACtctgtaaccatggaaacagtgTGAAAAAAACAGGCTGGTTGCCATGGGAATGGTCCACACCTGACTAGCAAGGCAGAGCATCGGGACAGTAGTGCGTAAGAGACAGGAGAAGCACTTTGTGGCATACTAACAAGGAACTGACAGTAAAAACCATACCACAAAAACCACTTTAATTCTTCACTTACAGAAAGATTTTTGAACGCAGTCATGCACTTCTGAATTTCTGTCCGATCTGGATGACCTTCCTGTTGaggacaaaagaaagaaaacaataggcattttccactgcatggagcCAACACGACTCGACTCAGttctgcttttttgtttttccactttTCCACTATTTCGGACCAATACTAGTACCAAGATTAAACGGGAGTACTCTTTGGGTGTGTGGCAGACGAAAAACTCTCCAGTGAAAATTGAAAAcacaacaaggaaaactgatctgtgagaactggtgCTCTGAGCCATGCTTAGTCCAAAactcaaaaacaacacaccacaaGTAAGCAAGCTTATTTCACTGCcagtgttgttgtggttttcaaagcctaagATTCCTGATAGAAAAGGGACTTGGCAACATCACCGGCTCCATTTTGTGGGGGAACTGCTCTAGTGGAAATGCAACCAGCTAAAAGCATGTAGAGCCGTGCTGAGTCATTCCCATGCAGAGGAAATGCACCAAAAGACATACTTTACTGCTTATTACATATATCAGGAATACacaatcataaaaaaaacataacagctTTTATTCTTACCTCCATGTGCCTTTCTAGCTCTTTAAGCAGTGTAGGGTATTTGTCTAGTCTCATGAAAGGTTTGCTAAGgcctgtggtcagtgtgagaaTGCCTGGAGAACTTGCCCCTCTTCCCTCCATAAACTCTCCTAACTCATCACTATGTGAtagagacacacacgcacaatgTTGTTTGAATAATGCAATGGAATTTGAATATAAATAATGGCAATTTTAACTGTGCAAGCAGACCAAACCGCTATGACATACCTGTGATCAGTCAGAATATTGACAGCTGATGGATGGTTGGAGCAGTAAGCAATATACAGAGCTCTCATTTTGGGCATGAGGTTGAGAAAGAAGCCTCCGACTTTCTGCTGAAGTTCAGGaagcctaaacacacacacaaaaaagcattTAATTTTCACTAATATTTTGCCAACATTTTGCTAAAACATTGCTAGGTATTTTAATAAGAGAAATCATTCTAGTGAAAACAAGCCCCAGGTATCAAAATGTATACAATCCCAGAGTTCAAAACAATTTGCACTGTCAAAAAAGTCAGTACTTTTTTCACATTCTTGTAATTATTTGAAAGGAAACATCCATTATATTTCCCCCAGACTTCCCTAATGTTCCTATCTAAATAGAGCTGCTTATTTATAGACAAATATCCACCTTTTATCCACAGATTTACCTTAGAATTCAGTATAAGTACACATTTCACCATATTTGAGCCCTTAGAAAAATGCATGACTGATATTCATTTAGCAGCTCTTGTCTATACCAAGTCACTTGGGTAACAAATAACAGAAGGCTGTCATTAAGAGTGGTACTCACTTAGTGCAATCTTCCAAAGACTGGACAAGGGTTTGTTGGAAGGTACTGATTTCTTCTAAGTTCCCCAGGATGACACTAGCATCTGCAGAGCTTAGTCTATAGTAGAAAGAGGGATTCACCGCAGAAGTGAGAGGATGAGATCGAGAGAATAGAAGAGAAAAATAGATTTATAGATAATTGTGGATAAACCAATTATAAAAAGATAATCCAGGATTACAAAAGATCAGTAATAAACATGACAGCGCTATTACTGGTGTTTGCTCTGGCTAAGCTCTAATTAAAAAGCCATCTGCTATCCTACAATCAACAGCAAGAGAATGCCATGCAAACcacatgaattaaaaaaacaataatcaaATGCCCACTTCCACATTTTAATTAACTGCAAATATAGATCATAGATGGTAAAGGCAGTGAGAATGGGCATCATAAAAGCTTATACAAACATTACTCATAGTTGATTCaaaaaagaggaagaaggaTTAAGAATCAGGACCAGGTAAGTGTGCACAGAAGAATTTATTTCAATTAATGCATATGCAAGATCCAGCAGTTTAAATACCTGACACAAAAGGTTGGTTGAGGAATAACAACAGGACTcacttttctgtgttctgtaaTGGTCTCAGGTAGTTTGACAAAAGACTTTGAAGATCCTTTGAGtactctgtttctgtttctaatATGTTTTGTAGAACCTGTTTTTTGATAGGACAGATATGAAGAGAAGTTTTAAAAATCTGAAGATCTGAACAATTAAGAATACTGACGCTAATAATGTAAGATATCATTTCCAACAATGTTTCTATTACACTGGCAGTAAAATAACATAATTGAAAACAGAAACGTGCAGAATATGTCTATCATGATGTCAGCTTAAATGGTGGTAATTAAAGTATATTTCCATAGACTCATTTTTGCTTTAGAGGACAATCTGCAGTAATTCAAATGTATATATAAGTATGGTGAGAAAAATCCATTTAATATCCACCTCTCAAAGTTAAATGCTGGAATTGTTTTCAATAACCAGAAGCAGGGGCACacattaaaatgtcaaaaaaagaTCTTAGCCTGACAGAACTAGGACAAGGTTACATAAAAGCACATCAAAGCCCTTAGGCTAGTGAAACTTCACCATTAGAACATCCAGTCTCCTACATATCAAATTCTACTCTTGACAAGATTGTACTTATggttgtttattcattcaccttcagatttaaacattattataatcttttcaATCCAACAACATCAATGACTAATGTTAATCAGAGTGCAAatttaactaaataaaaaaaaattgtcagaaaataaaaaaaaattaataatgatGTAAACAATTCTCACCAGATTATAGTATGTTTTGCTGAGAGCAGCTGTATCAAAGCCTTTAGGGGGACTTTTAAGTGTTCCAGATTTTGGAGAGACTTGTTTGTCTAAAATAAAgcatattacaggtcagtcttaaacagaaaaacatttcCAAACCATGACAATTTATCACAGTCAGTAAACTGATACTCAGCTACATTTTCTCACTCAATAACGATAAAAAGCTGCTGGATTCACTTGATTGACACTTGCCACAACCTTTGACCTCTCTGACATAGTTGCTTGGAAACCATCCTGTCCTTCCATTGAGGGTGCCTTCCCACCATCCACCCTCCTCTGTTCGGGTGACACTGATGATGTCACCCTTGCTGAAGGAGAGCTCATCCTCATTGGTCTGCTGAAAGGTAAAGCGAGCTTTCACCACTAACTGAGTGTTGTTTTCCGTCATATCCTACAGAAAAAGACAGACAAAGTTTACCTATAACATTTTTATAGTTATATAacaagtatataaatataacaagTGTTCATATTAATAGTAACCAGAAATTTAGAAAACTCAATCATTTAAtcactacactctcagaaaaaaaggtgtttaaatgtacctttaaaggtacaaaagtgtttaaaagtccagttttgttccttaaaggaacattatatCATCTTCCCTGGAAGGAGAGATAGATGTTTATAATCTTTCCTTATAGAATCTTTCCTTATAGTCCCAGAGATGAAAtggagtgtatgaaatcaacacaactacaaaatgtacaattataataaaataaggtaaaattttgttccctaattaaaggtacaaatatgtacccttgagggtaccccCACAGAGACAgtaaaaggtaccaccacagtgacaaattttctgaccGTGTAGATATGTGAATTTGGGAAGAAGATACCTACCGTGTCCTACCCATtaccaaaatataacaaaaaaaccTTCTTCTCTTGCTAATGATATCAACACTTTATTGTCTGCCACCTACCAGGCTTCGGAACTGGTTATGCAGCAGTTTGGATGATCGTCCCAATGAAGTCTGGGACACCAGAGATTCAAAGGATTTGATGCGGTGGGTGGAAGAGTGCCGCGTGCATACAGAGTCGCTGCCAATGCCTATATCTATCCAGTCcaagaacacaaaaaaagaaacattcaaGATGATTTCAACAACATATCCCCCATTCTTAACATAAATGAAACAATTGTAGCAGCTAATGTTACACAGGTAATTTCTACTAAAATTGTGTATGAGGTGTTACTCTATGTTCAGGATAGCACCATATTAATATATTGTGCTTATATTGATCATACTGCTGATAAAATACCAAACTGTCACAGTTCTTTTCAGTGTGCTGGTAGGTTGTTCAGTTAACCATAACATTCCTATCTTTAAAAGTGTCCACTTATCTGTGCAGCTCACCTGCAGTCACTTTGTTGAGTGCAACCAGTGTAGTGAGAACTTTGCTGAAATTCTGGCCTTGGAGCAGGTCACTAGGTTCAAAAGGCTACAGAGAAAGAATACAGAGATAAATTCACTTTTATATGAGCTGTTAATCTTCAAACCATTCAGGTCCATAGAACATTCTGAATCCAACTTATAAATGACGCTTTGTAAATGTCAGATAACTGAGGAgattacatataaatataatctACTCGCATACCAAAGGAGAGTCAAGCAAAATTTGTGAAACGACTGAAGATTCCAAAGCTGGGAATACGAGATACATTAGATAACATTAGATAAGCCTATAAGACCTGGCAGATCAGCAGAACTGTCACCAAGAGttacaaataaaaagaaaaaaatggctgGAGAAAGTTGCTAGAACAGCTGCACTTTCAATCACAAGCAACTATAATCAGTATTTGGGAACATATGCATGTTAATGGACAATAATATGCACTAAACGCTCACTAGAAATATTCCACAGATCACATATATTTTGCTGTAGGTTTTGCAGCGCTTCATGAAATGTTATGTTAccaaaatgttaatgtctaagCACGAACAGCAGGAGTACCTAACATTCTGTGCTCCGTTTCTCCCCATAGTTCAGAAAAGCATCCAGACCCATATTTTTCTCTCCCActctgataataataataataataataataataataataataataataatataataaataaagtttgacAATTAAAATAAACGTGCACAATAAGATGGATATACATATCTATACACATAtcacacatacattttaaaacacaatgaTGTGCCTAAAAACTATGCGTAGCTTTACCAAAAATGAACACTTCTGTTGTTCTGGGAACTCAACTGGGGACATCATTACAAATCACTAAATCACTAAATATGCAAAAGATTATTTGGATAGCTATAATTAGAAAATGCTAATAGGCTaataagactgaactttgaaagTGTGGAAAATTACTCCAGCATATTTATTTGCGAAACTGACAAAGTCTACCCAAATTAATTGTACTAGTAATAAAGGATGAAGGACAGTATGGTGTTGCagctgtcggtgaggagtttggtatgttctccccgtctCCGCGTAGATTTCCTGCGGGTGTACCGGTTtcttcccatagtccaaaaattccacatttgtaggtggactggtgactcaaaagtgtcaataggggtcaatgtgtctgtgtgtgtcatattctaaaagactggcgcccccgccagggtgtgttgctgccttgcacccagcAATTCCGGGTGAGcaccagacccaccgcgaccctgaactggattagttgttacagacaatgaatgaatgaatgaagggtgAGCATGAACACTCTCTGTAATTTGCTGTTGTTTAATGTTGACAAATGATTTTGTTTTGactttaaattatataaaagtaCTATAGAATCTATAAACTTAGCATAATTCAATATAAAACATccacttaaaaacaaaaacagttgaGTATCCATTGTTTATACCATGAGctctataaaatatgaaaaatgttaCAGATTTGCAGGAATTCCAGTTTACAATGGAGCAAAATGTAGGATGTGGATGTACAGGTTAGGCAGTATCATGAACAGCCAGCCAGCCTACTGCTGCAACTATTTCAGTGGATTTTTAATGACAGTGTGGATTCACTCTGTCATATTTATATCTAAATCTAGAGTCATGTTGTTGGGGCTATGTGTAAATCACTGTTTATCGTTTTAATAGTAAGTAGTACACCTCTGCTACAATTCAGATATATTTTCAGCAAAAGTATCCACTGCATTGCAGGTGTTCAAATATAAATGACAACAGTTTTAGATTtgatgctgtaaaaaaaaaaacactgtcaaaaataTTAGACAGGAAAACAACAGTTATAAACACAGTGATAACTGTTCAAATGTTTGTTCAAATGCCCTTTTTATGAAATACTAATATCTTGCATGTCCACTTATTGCCTTTATAAACTCTGAGCAGTTTTGTATCCCCATTGTTGTAATTTCATCCCATTCTTGCTGGAATATTTACTACAATTTTATAAGATTGATGGGTTGGTTATGTATTGCTTTCTTTCTATACACAAGCCTATTATATTGAAGCCCTGTCTCCTCTGATGTTGCTTTTTCTTTGTATCATTGTCTTGTTGCATGATCTATCCATTCGTTTTTAGCTTTTTGACTGATGGGAGGATACTTTGCTATGTTATTTGTTGATACTGACTAGCATTCGTTATTTTATTCTGCAGAACTCCAGTCCCtgatatacacaaacacacatttctttttttccccatcttTGATATCTTCCCAAATCCTTCTTCAACTCTGAAATGTATGTTTTGAGGTCATCTGTCTCCCTAATCCTATCTTAccgctttcagcaaactgcttggGACAGCGAATCATTGAGCATCAAGTGTTGGCAGTGATTTTTAAAGCTCTGACACCTAAGTATACATATTCAAGTAATTTTAAAGGAGTAGTTCATttttgtaatcaaaaaacactttttataaaattcagaagatgtttcctcaccacttgctagctctccagtctgttttttgtggtgctggaaaccagtctgatgtgtttataaAGCACCAGTGCCTATAAATGAGTGAAAAGTCTGCCTGGCTCTGTCTGGTATGCTAGTCTTTTTCCATCTCTGCTGATGGCAGAGGtatctggagtatttttagacaacagagagaactctaaacattgaaaagcatgaaccgaaatgatgaatattaccttacttttgctgtttcagatcacttaatgtggaaatgcctccaaatTCAGGACACGGCTAAGTGCATTACCAAAAGTGTTACAAATCTAAACATCTCGAGTTACATATGAGttactgtggtaattcaaacagtgaataaaaatttacagacaagttaaacttcagccacatacaaacaacagttttttttcccctctgacacgcagaatgtaaacaaccagagagtaCTGTGAATGCCCACAataatatgttccctttaatatTTAGCAAAAGTTATGTAAAGTTATGAGCTTGCTATGCAATCTAAAGGATGATTTACACTGAGATTTTCTAATATGGAACCCTTTAAATAATGGTGTGCCATTTCACTTTGAAAGATGACAGATCATTTCAATAATCTAAGGGACAATGAATACTTACTTGAACACAAATGTGTGATATTTCTGTAGAAAATAAAAACTGGTTGCTGGAGCAGTGACAGCCATGGAAAAATCACAGTCCACTTCCCTTTCAATTCCGCTCTGATTACAGATATGCCCTGGGAGAATgaataaactgtgtgtgtgtgtgtgtgtgtgtgtgtgtgtctatacaCATACATCTGTATTACTGGTCGGTGCTGGTGACAGCCCTAGATACATAAAATTAGCTTCCAACTTAGGTTTCTGTGATCACCCCAGTCAGCAATAGCACAAAACAAAAGTACAACAGCAAAACTGACTAATCCAAATCTGCAGAAAGCAACCAATAACTGGGACGTGCAGGGAGAAACCAACAACAaacatgtataaataaatgtattctaGTAACATTGTAGTAGTTAATCAAACAATACAGTTGAGAAAAACGACTGATAATGGTTAAAATGCTACTGCTAAATATTGCTGCACACAGTGTACATAAAGTGGAGTAACTGCTGTTTGAGCAGATTAGTAAGCTGTCCTGGATAAATTACAATTTTGTATGTCAGAGAATAAGCAGCTTCTGGCACTACAGCTCAAGCATTTAAAAGCTCATGTGTATGAATGTAGGAGTTCCAAAAACAGAAACGAAAGGTCAAAATACTGATTGACACTGACTAACAGAATGGCATATAAGTAGGATGAAGATTACAGAGCAAGGTTAGGCaaaatgagcaaaaaaaaataataataaagtaatgaGACATGCCAGATGCACACCTGAAGACCCACCGAAATTGATAAGACGgtagatgtttaaaaaaaaaatattggataAATCCAGAAACAAATGTTTAAACGGCTTTTGCAATTACAGTAAACAGACCATGGCAGTGACAGCAGCAAAAATTTTCACTAGATGGACAGTTACTCTATTCATCTCTTATCTAACACAACAGCAATCATCGAAAGCTCAATGCACTAACCTCTCAAACACAGTTTTCAGCATGGACAAAGAGGGGCTTGTGTAGGCATGTCCCAGCTGGACATGGGCACTGCCAAGGCATCTTTCTGCGAGCATGCTACTGTATGATGTGCTGAGAACACTGCACTACCCTACTCTAATACTACATAGTTCAAAACAGCATGTAAATATAGAAGACACAATCGGTCAGCCTCAGCTATTTTTAGATTTGTACTAATTCACAGTGCATTAATATTCTGTGTGATGTTCTTTAAATAAACTATCAAATCATTCCACTgcaaaacattataaaaacattCACTAGATTATTTTGTCGCCAATACACGTAACAAAATGTGTACTATACATGACCATCATACATGACTGGTCTCCAGTGCACTTGCCTATAGATGAGCTTGATCCAAAACCATCTGGTTCCATAATAAATGCGCATAATTAAGTCTGCTCCAATCTGGCCTTTTGTATTTCACAATGAAACCCATAGAATTCCTATATGCCAACAAACTATGGAGAAATATTACCAGACTACAGGTAAAATTTACCATGTCTAAAGCTGTAGATGTCTACAAATCTATATGGTACTCTACCTAGTTGTTCAAATGTGTCTGTGCCAATATGTATGAAAACGAATATGGATCTGCCAGTGTTTTTTCTCCACTTAATAAATTTCTTGAAatgcagaagaaaaaaaaaacaaaaaataatttaaaattaggCTTATTTTGAAAGATGTGTACGGTGAAGTTGttgaacaaatatatatatatatatatatatatatatatatatatatatatatatatatattaatgaagAGTTTGTTGAGGTGTAATTGCACTCATGTTGACAGGACGCTGATTTTGGCAAATATCTAGTGTTATTTGAAGGTAAATCAGGACCTTAAATGCAGAACCATGGTCAGGTAAACCTAGCTTTATTAAAAAAGCGGAGTACAGATTATATATTATCTCCATATAATGCCAGAGCTGGGCTAAAAAAACTGAAGGACAAAGTATCATTTGAATGGACAACGTGAACAAAGCAAGACTGTTCATAACAAAGAGATGATCAACTTTAAATAAGTGAATAGCATGTGACTATGGAGAATGCAATGACTAAGTTTAAGAGCACTTTTGTCGTTAGGAATACATAAATGTTGAACTTCCAGAATGTGAGCCTTTCTCTAGAATAATAGAGTATTGTACTGATGTTAGTAGCGACGTGCTAAGTGTGACGGTTGAGACTACTGTAGCTGAatctcctctctcctctgttgactgtttttttttttttttttttttttttttgctcatatCATCTCTCACCTCTTCGTTGCCATAAAACTGCGCATAATCAGTCCCTGAGAGGCATTTAATTGTGTTTCTCGTGTAAATGACTATCGTCTTACCTCGACACGAAACGCCACACAGCCCTTCAGAAACTCCTTTATGTTGCTGAGACACTCGCTTTCGTTCTTGGGATCGTGAAAAACCTGAGAGAggtaaacaacaaaaacagccaGGGGAGTGAGCCCAGGTTCCACTTTTCTCCTTTATGGGGTTCTGTGAAATGTGCAGAATACGATTTTTGAACACTGGGCATGAGTGTAAAAAGATGAGCCGCTCAAAGCCCGTCCACAGCTACAGACTGAACCAAACACAGGGGACGGTCCCAAAGCACCCTTTGAGCCCTAAGTAGCGCACTCCTGAGTCATCGAAACAAGGGCATATTTACACACTGCAGCATATACAAACGGTCAAGACTCACATGTAGACATTCATCTTATGCACAGCAGGTACACCACTTGGGAGTAGAAGCCAATATATTATAACTGCCATAGAGCGAGTCAGTTTGAGATAAAATATTACACCGTTTCATACAGACTAAAGAGGGAGCCACTGGGAGAGAGCAGCACAGACAGGAAGTGACGACCGAGAGTTGGCGCAGAGTAACTGTTGGGTGTGTTATGGAGGTAAAATAAATTCATAGGCTTTCTCTGCTAAATAGTCTGAATACGCATTGATAATTAAAAAGGGACCTGCGGCTAAATGTAGCCTttactgttattttaaaaaacatattatgTATATTTTGTAGCACAGAACTACATCATTCTCCTTCATTAGCCTGAATACCTAGGTTTATGTCCTGGCTATTTAATTTCGCCAATTTTAAACACAAGTTACA contains:
- the arhgef7a gene encoding rho guanine nucleotide exchange factor 7a isoform X3 is translated as MNPAEQTVTWLITLGVLESPKKTVSDPDAFLQSALKDGLVLCRLLERLRPGSTDKVFHDPKNESECLSNIKEFLKGCVAFRVEPFEPSDLLQGQNFSKVLTTLVALNKVTADIGIGSDSVCTRHSSTHRIKSFESLVSQTSLGRSSKLLHNQFRSLDMTENNTQLVVKARFTFQQTNEDELSFSKGDIISVTRTEEGGWWEGTLNGRTGWFPSNYVREVKGCDKQVSPKSGTLKSPPKGFDTAALSKTYYNLVLQNILETETEYSKDLQSLLSNYLRPLQNTEKLSSADASVILGNLEEISTFQQTLVQSLEDCTKLPELQQKVGGFFLNLMPKMRALYIAYCSNHPSAVNILTDHSDELGEFMEGRGASSPGILTLTTGLSKPFMRLDKYPTLLKELERHMEEGHPDRTEIQKCMTAFKNLSSQCQEVRKRKELELQILTESIRLWEGEDIKTLGSVIFMSQAMVQNHGCEERNERYLLLFPHVLLILSASPRMSGFIYQGKLPLSGMTVTPLEDCESHKNAFELSGSMFERLQIVCFNKQDQHDWLEHLNRQTKHTTMTAPSMKPLTVPCHTLPSHPLTPSRHAESRSLTVAPAYHTLPHPSSHGAPHSTMMWGPLEPPKTQKPWSLSCLRPAPPLRPSAALCYKEDLSKSPKSMKKLLPKRKPERKPSDEEFALRKSTVALEEDAQILKVIEAYCTSAKTRQTLNSRERRDTAPALIVPAEEKMIVEGLKSNGQTVMEEKTLVDVVYALRDEVQELKRSIKLQCL
- the arhgef7a gene encoding rho guanine nucleotide exchange factor 7a isoform X7 — protein: MNPAEQTVTWLITLGVLESPKKTVSDPDAFLQSALKDGLVLCRLLERLRPGSTDKVFHDPKNESECLSNIKEFLKGCVAFRVEPFEPSDLLQGQNFSKVLTTLVALNKVTADIGIGSDSVCTRHSSTHRIKSFESLVSQTSLGRSSKLLHNQFRSLDMTENNTQLVVKARFTFQQTNEDELSFSKGDIISVTRTEEGGWWEGTLNGRTGWFPSNYVREVKGCDKQVSPKSGTLKSPPKGFDTAALSKTYYNLVLQNILETETEYSKDLQSLLSNYLRPLQNTEKLSSADASVILGNLEEISTFQQTLVQSLEDCTKLPELQQKVGGFFLNLMPKMRALYIAYCSNHPSAVNILTDHSDELGEFMEGRGASSPGILTLTTGLSKPFMRLDKYPTLLKELERHMEEGHPDRTEIQKCMTAFKNLSSQCQEVRKRKELELQILTESIRLWEGEDIKTLGSVIFMSQAMVQNHGCEERNERYLLLFPHVLLILSASPRMSGFIYQGKLPLSGMTVTPLEDCESHKNAFELSGSMFERLQIVCFNKQDQHDWLEHLNRQTKHTTMTAPSMKPLTVPCHTLPSHPLTPSRHAESRSLTVAPAYHTLPHPSSHGAPHSTMMWGPLEPPKTQKPWSLSCLRPAPPLRPSAALCYKEDLSKSPKSMKKLLPKRKPERKPSDEEFALRKSTVALEEDAQILKVIEAYCTSAKTRQTLNSTWQGTDLMHNHVLDQSSVDSLGRRSSISRPEATSDLSEDSDYDSIWTAHSYRMGSVSRERRDTAPALIVPAEEKMIVEGLKSNGQTVMEEKTLVDVVYALRDEVQELKRENKKIKRSLDEEQRARKDLERIVRKVLKNMNDPSWDETNL
- the arhgef7a gene encoding rho guanine nucleotide exchange factor 7a isoform X6, with product MTENNTQLVVKARFTFQQTNEDELSFSKGDIISVTRTEEGGWWEGTLNGRTGWFPSNYVREVKGCDKQVSPKSGTLKSPPKGFDTAALSKTYYNLVLQNILETETEYSKDLQSLLSNYLRPLQNTEKLSSADASVILGNLEEISTFQQTLVQSLEDCTKLPELQQKVGGFFLNLMPKMRALYIAYCSNHPSAVNILTDHSDELGEFMEGRGASSPGILTLTTGLSKPFMRLDKYPTLLKELERHMEEGHPDRTEIQKCMTAFKNLSSQCQEVRKRKELELQILTESIRLWEGEDIKTLGSVIFMSQAMVQNHGCEERNERYLLLFPHVLLILSASPRMSGFIYQGKLPLSGMTVTPLEDCESHKNAFELSGSMFERLQIVCFNKQDQHDWLEHLNRQTKHTTMTAPSMKPLTVPCHTLPSHPLTPSRHAESRSLTVAPAYHTLPHPSSHGAPHSTMMWGPLEPPKTQKPWSLSCLRPAPPLRPSAALCYKEDLSKSPKSMKKLLPKRKPERKPSDEEFALRKSTVALEEDAQILKVIEAYCTSAKTRQTLNSRERRDTAPALIVPAEEKMIVEGLKSNGQTVMEEKTLVDVVYALRDEVQELKRENKKIKRSLDEEQRARKDLERIVRKVLKNMNDPSWDETNL